The following proteins are co-located in the Trichormus variabilis 0441 genome:
- a CDS encoding LL-diaminopimelate aminotransferase codes for MATINDNYLKLKAGYLFPEIARRVNAFAEANPDAKIIRLGIGDVTEPLPEACRTAMIQAVEEMGDRSSFKGYGPEQGYAWLREKIATQDFQARGADVDASEIFISDGSKCDTGNILDIFGDNNIIAVTDPVYPVYVDTNVMAGHTGVANDKGEFEGLVYLPVTAENNFTAEIPSQKVDLIYLCFPNNPTGATATKEHLQAWVDYAKAHNSIIFFDAAYESYITDPSLPHSIYEIEGAREVAIEFRSFSKNAGFTGTRCALTVVPKTLKAKAADGSDVELWKLWNRRQSTKFNGVSYIVQRGAEAVYSEAGQAQVKALVSFYLDNAKIIREKLTAAGLSVYGGVNAPYVWVKTPNGLSSWDFFDKLLQTVNVVGTPGSGFGAAGEGYFRISAFNSRENVEEAMQRITEKFKL; via the coding sequence ATGGCAACTATTAACGACAACTACCTCAAACTGAAAGCAGGCTACTTATTTCCCGAAATTGCGCGACGGGTAAATGCCTTTGCCGAAGCCAACCCTGATGCTAAGATCATCCGCTTAGGTATTGGTGATGTCACCGAACCATTGCCAGAAGCTTGCCGAACTGCCATGATTCAAGCAGTGGAAGAAATGGGCGATCGCTCCTCTTTTAAAGGTTACGGCCCAGAACAAGGTTATGCTTGGTTACGGGAGAAAATTGCCACCCAAGATTTTCAAGCGCGGGGTGCAGATGTAGACGCTTCCGAAATCTTCATTTCCGACGGCTCTAAGTGCGATACAGGCAACATTCTCGATATTTTTGGTGATAATAACATCATTGCTGTTACCGACCCAGTTTATCCCGTATATGTAGACACCAATGTCATGGCGGGACATACTGGTGTTGCTAACGATAAAGGCGAATTTGAGGGTTTGGTTTATTTGCCTGTCACCGCAGAAAATAACTTCACCGCAGAAATTCCTTCCCAGAAAGTAGACTTAATTTATCTCTGCTTCCCCAATAACCCCACAGGTGCAACCGCCACCAAAGAACATCTCCAGGCGTGGGTAGACTATGCCAAAGCACATAACTCGATTATTTTCTTTGATGCTGCCTACGAATCCTATATTACAGACCCATCCCTACCCCATTCTATCTACGAAATTGAAGGAGCTAGAGAAGTAGCGATCGAATTTCGTTCTTTTTCCAAAAATGCAGGCTTTACAGGTACTCGTTGCGCCTTAACCGTCGTACCCAAAACCTTGAAAGCTAAAGCCGCCGATGGTTCCGACGTAGAACTGTGGAAACTGTGGAACCGTCGCCAGTCCACCAAGTTCAATGGTGTATCTTACATTGTGCAACGGGGGGCCGAAGCTGTCTACTCAGAAGCCGGACAAGCGCAAGTGAAAGCACTGGTTAGCTTCTACTTAGATAATGCCAAAATTATCCGCGAAAAACTGACAGCCGCCGGCTTATCAGTATATGGTGGTGTGAATGCACCTTACGTTTGGGTAAAAACCCCTAATGGTCTTTCCAGTTGGGATTTCTTCGATAAACTATTGCAAACCGTCAACGTAGTCGGAACTCCCGGTTCTGGTTTTGGTGCAGCAGGTGAAGGCTACTTCCGCATTTCCGCATTTAACAGTAGGGAGAATGTGGAGGAGGCAATGCAGCGAATCACTGAGAAGTTTAAACTCTAA
- a CDS encoding TIGR04283 family arsenosugar biosynthesis glycosyltransferase gives MKNIKISIIIPTLNEAGNIQQTIATTQPSVNIEVIVVDGGSQDGTVAIAQSLGVKVISSSPGRAVQMNTGAALATGEILLFLHADTLLPVGFDEMIRTALQQPGVVAGAFALRIDADLAGLRWVEKGVYWRSCFLQMPYGDQAIFITKSIFEEVGGFPELPIMEDFELIRRLKGVGKITLIPVSVATSARRWLQRGVFKTTLINQVVIIAYLLGVAPAQLRNWYRQGKFFRF, from the coding sequence TTGAAAAATATTAAAATTTCTATTATTATCCCAACATTGAATGAAGCGGGTAATATTCAACAAACTATTGCCACTACTCAACCTAGTGTAAATATAGAAGTCATTGTTGTCGATGGTGGCTCACAAGATGGTACAGTGGCGATCGCTCAATCTTTAGGTGTAAAAGTTATCTCCTCATCTCCCGGCCGGGCGGTGCAAATGAACACGGGTGCGGCGCTGGCTACTGGTGAAATTTTGTTGTTTCTCCATGCAGATACGCTTTTACCTGTTGGTTTTGATGAAATGATTCGCACAGCATTACAACAGCCTGGGGTGGTGGCTGGCGCGTTTGCTTTGCGGATAGATGCAGACTTGGCGGGTTTGCGCTGGGTAGAAAAAGGGGTATACTGGCGATCGTGTTTTTTGCAAATGCCCTATGGCGACCAAGCAATTTTTATCACAAAGTCTATATTTGAGGAAGTTGGTGGTTTTCCTGAGTTACCTATAATGGAAGACTTTGAACTGATACGACGTTTAAAAGGTGTTGGTAAAATTACGCTTATACCTGTATCTGTGGCAACTTCTGCTCGGAGATGGTTACAGAGGGGGGTTTTTAAAACTACGCTAATTAATCAAGTCGTGATTATTGCTTATTTACTTGGTGTTGCACCAGCGCAATTACGTAACTGGTATCGTCAGGGGAAATTTTTTAGGTTTTAG
- the pbpC gene encoding penicillin-binding protein 1C, with amino-acid sequence MQFISLSLTRMRHSSKVILAVLLICLLIRLSPYFAPIRAVDIAQNQLAMQFSDRNGLPLGTILTRDQEHTSVVPLNQISPQFIQAILAAEDGSFYHHGALDLQAIVRAIKEAIHAKKIVSGASTITMQLARMLEPVPRHLSGKMQEIWLAWRLAAGMSKDEILSAYINRLPMGGNIYGVEAAARTYFSIPASELNLAQASLLAAIPNNPTYFNPYEHWERLKQRQKYVLNRMVQEGYVSKDIAYRTSSEKVVFQSNQRGIIAAPHFLFWLVNQIPPSPADTNQSVIHTTINRPLQQFVEAQVQQVISTLFANNVHDAAALVIDNHTGEVLAYVGSPDYFNQAQLGRNDGVQALRQPGSTLKPFVYELALEKRLIRPNTILADVPTHYAIPGAQLYSPTDYTENFLGPVRVRIALANSLNVPAVRVLEKVGVPTFLERLHQLGFVHLKQTPEYYGLGLTLGSGEVSLWELAQAYLTIARQGQPTPLITTLSQSPVPHTQPPNPTIWQLITNILSDSHARATAFGVDSVLNLPFPVAVKTGTSSNYRDTWTVGFTTDYTVATWVGNFNGEPMRQVSGVTGAAPLWNRIMLHLHEHQEPASFPTPTGLLQLPICAVSGLRPTPDCTSVVQEYFYPEDKISYERDTQFTLPPEYNEWLAKQQRSQFTTSSLRILSPHDGDLFLLYPGEEAQQKLEFKLVGSKSTPIEWWLNGEKLNTQSANSLFWSLRPGNWTLEARSGEMSDKVKFQVKLASIKPTRRGFSIGNY; translated from the coding sequence ATGCAATTCATATCTCTATCGCTTACCAGAATGCGGCACAGTAGTAAGGTGATCCTAGCTGTGCTGTTAATATGCCTATTAATCCGCTTATCACCTTATTTTGCGCCGATTCGTGCCGTAGATATTGCCCAAAATCAACTAGCAATGCAATTTAGCGATCGCAATGGGCTACCATTAGGAACAATACTCACCCGTGACCAAGAGCATACATCAGTAGTACCCCTAAATCAGATTTCCCCCCAGTTTATCCAAGCAATTTTAGCCGCCGAAGATGGTAGCTTTTACCATCATGGGGCTTTGGATTTGCAAGCAATTGTCCGCGCCATCAAAGAAGCCATCCACGCCAAAAAAATTGTTTCCGGCGCTTCCACAATTACCATGCAGTTAGCGCGGATGTTAGAACCAGTCCCCCGCCACTTGTCAGGGAAAATGCAGGAAATTTGGCTAGCGTGGCGGTTAGCAGCCGGGATGAGTAAGGATGAAATCCTCTCTGCATATATTAATCGCCTACCAATGGGAGGGAATATATATGGTGTAGAAGCAGCAGCCCGCACTTATTTTTCCATACCAGCCAGTGAGTTAAATCTTGCCCAGGCTAGTTTGTTAGCCGCCATTCCCAATAATCCCACCTACTTTAACCCTTACGAACATTGGGAACGTCTGAAGCAACGACAAAAATACGTCCTCAATCGGATGGTACAGGAAGGGTATGTGAGCAAGGACATAGCATATCGCACATCCTCAGAAAAAGTTGTGTTTCAGTCCAACCAGCGAGGAATTATCGCCGCACCGCATTTTTTATTTTGGTTAGTTAATCAAATTCCTCCCAGTCCTGCTGACACAAATCAATCAGTTATCCACACAACTATCAATCGTCCTTTGCAGCAATTCGTCGAAGCACAAGTACAGCAGGTAATTTCTACTCTTTTTGCCAATAACGTTCATGACGCAGCCGCACTAGTAATAGATAACCACACTGGGGAAGTTTTAGCTTACGTCGGTTCACCGGATTACTTTAATCAAGCCCAACTGGGACGCAACGACGGAGTTCAAGCCCTACGTCAACCAGGTTCTACTCTGAAACCCTTTGTCTATGAATTAGCCTTAGAAAAGCGGTTAATTCGCCCAAATACTATTTTGGCAGATGTCCCTACCCATTACGCCATCCCCGGCGCACAACTCTACAGCCCAACGGATTATACGGAAAACTTCCTTGGGCCAGTGCGGGTACGCATCGCCTTAGCCAATTCCCTCAATGTACCAGCCGTGCGCGTCTTGGAAAAAGTGGGTGTGCCAACTTTCCTAGAACGGCTGCATCAACTGGGATTTGTCCACCTGAAGCAAACCCCAGAATACTATGGTTTAGGTTTAACCCTTGGTAGTGGTGAAGTCAGCTTGTGGGAACTAGCCCAAGCCTACCTAACGATAGCAAGACAAGGACAACCCACCCCCTTAATCACCACCCTTTCCCAGTCCCCAGTCCCCCATACCCAACCCCCAAACCCCACAATCTGGCAATTAATCACTAACATCCTCAGCGACAGCCATGCTCGTGCCACAGCTTTCGGTGTAGATTCAGTATTAAACTTACCCTTCCCTGTGGCTGTGAAAACTGGTACATCTTCCAACTACCGTGACACTTGGACAGTCGGCTTTACCACTGATTACACCGTCGCTACCTGGGTAGGTAACTTTAACGGTGAACCCATGCGCCAAGTTTCCGGTGTCACGGGTGCAGCCCCCTTGTGGAATCGGATTATGTTACATCTGCACGAACATCAAGAACCAGCTAGTTTTCCCACCCCAACAGGTTTATTGCAACTACCAATCTGTGCAGTTTCCGGGTTACGTCCCACACCAGACTGTACTTCCGTAGTGCAAGAATATTTCTATCCCGAAGATAAAATTAGCTACGAAAGGGACACTCAGTTTACTTTACCACCAGAATATAACGAGTGGTTAGCCAAGCAACAGCGATCGCAGTTTACCACCAGCAGCCTGAGAATTTTATCTCCTCATGACGGCGATTTATTCTTACTGTATCCAGGTGAAGAAGCACAACAAAAATTAGAATTTAAGTTAGTAGGAAGTAAGTCTACACCTATAGAGTGGTGGCTCAACGGTGAAAAGTTGAATACCCAGTCAGCTAATTCTTTATTTTGGTCGCTGCGTCCTGGTAACTGGACTTTGGAGGCGAGAAGCGGTGAAATGAGTGATAAGGTAAAATTTCAGGTGAAATTGGCCAGTATTAAACCGACACGTCGGGGTTTTTCAATTGGTAATTATTAG